The DNA region CTCAGACCGCCTGCTGCTCTCCGGCACCAAGGTGCGCGAGATGCTCCGCCGCGGCGAGGCTCCCCCGCCAGAGTTCACCCGCCCCGAAATCGCCGCCATCCTCCTGCGCGCCATGCGCGACCCCGCCTAGATCCCCGCGGCAGACAAACGTGAGAGGTCTCAACAGGACCGGCAAGCTGGCCCTGTCGGCACTGGCGTTGCTGATACTGCTGGCGCCGCTGCCGGAGGGTTCTGCCTATCCGTGGGCGCTCGCGATTGTCGAAGCGTCTATCTTCGTAACGGCGGCGCTCTGCGGCGCGGCGCTCGCGCTCGGCAAAGGAAGGGCGGTGCCGCCATCGCACAGCGGCGTTGCGCTGGCGCTTGTATTCGTGGCGCTGGTCGCCATTCAGTTGGTGCCTCTGCCACCCGCGTTGCTCAAGGTTGTGTCGCCCAACACCTACCGGCTGTATGCGCTGAGCATGCCCGGATGGCCGCATGCGCGAGCCGGCGAGCTCCCCGCCGCATCGCGACCATCGCCGTCTGCATCGGGCGCGTGGACCGTACTGCCCACAATGGGCGAAATCGCGGCCGGCGCTGCGGTTGCGTTTGCGCCCTTGGCACGGGCCGCTGCTGCTCGCTCGGCGAACCACTCTCTGAACCTTGGCGCTGGGCGTGGCGGATGGCGTGGGATTTCGATCGCGCCCTCGATTACGCGGCCCGCGCTGCTCGAGATGGTGGCATACTTGACGCTGTTCCTGGTGGTTTTTCTCTGTCCGGTTGGGGCCGACGCTCAAAGCGAGCGGGCTGTCGCCAGGACGGTCATGTTAGCGGCGCTGATCAGCGGGCTGATTGTCGCTGTGGTCGGCGTGGTCGAATTTTTCGACTGGAACGGGAAAATCCTCTGGCTGTTCGTTCCCTATGACTGGGGCGCGCCGCAGCTCGGCGCTCCGGCGCGGGCGTTCGGGCCGTTCGTCAGCCCCGACCATTTCGGCGACTATCTCGTGCAGGTGCTGCCGCTGGCGGTCGGCGGCGCCATGTTTCGCTCGGACCTGTTCTCAAAGCTGCGGGCATTTCGCGTATTCAGCGCACTGACGGCGTTTTTCGTGGTATGCGCCCTGCTGCTGAGCCTCTCGCGCGGCGCATGGATCGCGGGTGCGATCGCGCTCGCCGCGTTATTTGTGCTCTCGGCGCGTATGCCTGCGCGCGCGAGGCCGCGCCTGCCGGGCTTCGCCCGTGCAGGGATGCCCTCCGCGGCCGGGGTCCTTGCCGCCGCGCTGGTCGTCTCCGCGTTCGTTTTCATCGGCGCGCCGGGGCGCCGGCAGATCGATCTCCGGCTGCAGGAAACGGTTTACGACGACAGCGGCTTCGGCGGCCGGCTGGGGCTGGCCGCCGACACGCTTGCGATGGCGCGCGACTATCCGGTGCTCGGCGTGGGCCTCGGATGCTGGCCGGAGCTGTTTCCGCACTATCGCCGTCCGCCATGGGCGCCGGTGATGTACCGCGAGGCGCACAACGACTATGCACAGCTGCTTGCCGAGACGGGCATTGCGGGCTTTGCGCTGGTTGCCTGCTTCTTCGCCGCGCTCGGGCGGCAGCTCTACCGGGGGCTCGCCAATGGAGCGCCGCTCTCACCGGAACTCGCGGCCGTATGCGCCGCGCTCGCGGCGGTCGCGTTCCACGAGTTTTTCGATTTCAGCCTGCGCACTCCGGCCAACGCGATACTGTTCACGACTCTGCTCGCGCTGGCTGCCCGGATGGCGGGCGGAGGACGCACCGCTGCAGGAGTTAATGCAGGGAATTGCCCGCGCTCGCGGCGGATTGCCGGCGCATGTGCGACGGCAGCGGCAGCGGGCTTGGCCTTGTGCGCTCTCGCTCAGGAGAAAACTCCGTATCCGTACAACATCGCGCGGCCGGCGTCGCAGCAACAGGCGCTAGCGCTGATTTCGGCGCATCCCGCCGAATCCACGCCACATCTGGAGCTGCTCGCGATGGCTGGCGCGCGGATGTCCCAGCGCCGGCGCCTTGAAGAGCTTGATACGGCGTTGTGGTTGGACCCGACCAATCCATATCCGCGCGACCTCCATGCGCAAGCGCTCTTGCGGCGGGGGATGGGCGCCCGGGCGCTCGACGATATTACTCGATCGGTTGCGGACTCGCCCTCGCTCTCGACGCATTCCTATCTCAACCGGAGGTTAATCCAGTGGCTCTCGGCCGCCGAGCGGGCTGCGGTGGAGCGGGGATTCAAGGAAGCCGTCGGGCGCGGGTATGACGGCGCCGTCCCGGCAATGGCGGATTTCTACGGAGCGCTCGACCGCTTTGGCGACGCCGCGCAGCTCTACCGCAAGGCGGCGGACCGGCAGCACGATCCGGACGTGCGCGAGAGCTACCTGCTCGGCGCGGGCGTTTCGTACGCTCGCGCCGGCAATCCGCAGGCGGCCCGGGAATCCCTCGCGGCGGCAATCCGCGTCGATCCCGCCGACACCCGGCCGTACGAGTATTTGGTGACGATGGTTTACGGGCCGCGCGATCAGCTGGGAGCGGCGCGCAACGTTGTCGCGAAAGGCATCCGCGCCGGGGCCGACGGCGGGGTGCTCTACCAGGCGCTGGCGGACGCGGCACAGCACGAGGGCAACACGCGGATGGTGGAGATTGCGCTGCGCGGCGCCGTCGATTCGCGGCCGACTTACAATGCGCTTCTGCGGCTCGGCATCTTCTATCTCAATCAAAAAAAATACGACCGCGCGGCCCTCAACCTGCGCCGCGCAACCGAAGTTAGGTCCGCGGCGGCGGAGGCGCACTTTTACCTGGGCCTCGCCGAGGAAAGCGACTATCGATTTTCGGATGCTGAGCGCGATCTCGCTCGCGCGCTGCAGCTGGCGCCCGCCAACCCCGGCTATCGGGCGCACTATCTGGATTTTCAGCGCAGGGTGGCCCAAGGGCTGGGGCGCCCACTTTCAACGGATCGCTAGTTCGGCGTCTTTAAGCCGCGAACGGCTCGGCCCGCGCGACAAATTAATTTTCGGACTGTGGGATGCTGGTAGCGCGCAGAAAGCTGATGCGCAGCGCACTCGCGCTGCTCGACGCGGCGACCCTAGCCGCCAGCTTCGCCGCCGCCTACTTTGCTATCGGTACAATTTTCGGCCGCGCGTTCGTTGCCTTTTCGCCGTATCTGTGGGTGCTCGCGCTGAGCGTCGGAATCTGGCTGATATGCCTGCGCGCCTGCGGCCTCTATCGCTCGGCGACCTACACTGCGGCCGGGCGCCTGCTGGCGCGTCTGCTCCAGTGCCATTTCGTCGCCGGCCTCGCGCTGCTCAGCGCGATGTACCTCAGCAAGTCAGCCGGCATAAGCAGGCTGCTCCTTCAGACCTTCATCGCGCTGAGTTTCGTCGCGCTGGCGGCGCAGAAATTCGCCCTGCGCAGCTGGCTCGAACGGATGCGCAGGTGCCCCGGTCCCGGTCGGCGCAAGCTGCTCTTGGTGGCATCGCCTGCCGAAGCCCGGCGTTGGCTGGAACTCATCGCCGGCCATGCGTCGATGCTCGCCGACATCGTTGGAATCGTCGCTCCTGCGGAGGGCGCGGCGCCCGCTGCGCCGACGCTGCCAGACATGCCGCCGCTGCTCGGCGGGCTCGACGACGTGTCGGCGCTGATGCGCACGCACGTGATCGACGAAGTGATGGTTGCCGCGACGCTCGATGGCCGCGCGCTCGAGCGGCTCGGCCGACTGTGCGCGATGCGCGGGGTGGTGATGCGAGTGCTGGTCGAGACGCCGCGGCCACCACTCGGCGTTTGGACGGCCGAGCACTTTGGCGACGGCGCGTTCGTGCTTTCGCTGGCCGCTGTGCCGCAGAACCCGCTCCATCTGGCGGCCAAGCGCGCGCTCGACATAACCGGTGCCGTGCCCGGGCTGCTCGCCTGCGGATGCGCCTGGCTGTGGTACGGGCGGCGGCTGAGCCGGGAGAGCGGTGGCTCGACGCTCTTTCGCCAGCAGCGCGTCGGCTGCAACGGGCGGCGCTTTACGCTGTTCAAGTTCCGCACGATGCACACCCGTGCCGAGGAGCTGAAGCTCGGGCTTAGCGCATACAACGAGATGCGCGGGCCGATCTTCAAGCTCAGCAACGACCCACGCGTCACCCCGACCGGGCAGAAGCTACGCCGCCGCCATCTCGACGAACTGCCGCAGTTCTGGAACGTCTTGCGCGGCGAGATGAGCCTGGTCGGCACGCGTCCGCCGACCGAGGACGAGGTCTCAGCCTACGACGAGCATCACCATCGCCGGCTCAGCATGAGGCCCGGGCTGACCGGGCTCTGGCAGCTCAATGGCAACGGCGCGGTCAAGGATTTCGAAGAGGTCGTGAAGCTCGACTGCGAGTACCTCGACAACTGGTCGCTGTGGCTGGACCTCAAGATCATGGCGCGCACGATGGCCAAGGTGATGCGCGGCGACGGCTGGTAGCGGGTAGGCCGCGCCTGCTGAGCGGGGCAAAGCGTCGCAGCCCACGACGAAGGTTCGAAACCCGCGGCTAACTGGGATGCAGACCGAGCGGACGTTGCACGAGAATGCGTGCGCGGGCGTCCGCGCGCGCCAGCTCTCGTTCTACGACGAGGGGTGCGATG from Candidatus Binataceae bacterium includes:
- a CDS encoding O-antigen ligase family protein, with the protein product MRGLNRTGKLALSALALLILLAPLPEGSAYPWALAIVEASIFVTAALCGAALALGKGRAVPPSHSGVALALVFVALVAIQLVPLPPALLKVVSPNTYRLYALSMPGWPHARAGELPAASRPSPSASGAWTVLPTMGEIAAGAAVAFAPLARAAAARSANHSLNLGAGRGGWRGISIAPSITRPALLEMVAYLTLFLVVFLCPVGADAQSERAVARTVMLAALISGLIVAVVGVVEFFDWNGKILWLFVPYDWGAPQLGAPARAFGPFVSPDHFGDYLVQVLPLAVGGAMFRSDLFSKLRAFRVFSALTAFFVVCALLLSLSRGAWIAGAIALAALFVLSARMPARARPRLPGFARAGMPSAAGVLAAALVVSAFVFIGAPGRRQIDLRLQETVYDDSGFGGRLGLAADTLAMARDYPVLGVGLGCWPELFPHYRRPPWAPVMYREAHNDYAQLLAETGIAGFALVACFFAALGRQLYRGLANGAPLSPELAAVCAALAAVAFHEFFDFSLRTPANAILFTTLLALAARMAGGGRTAAGVNAGNCPRSRRIAGACATAAAAGLALCALAQEKTPYPYNIARPASQQQALALISAHPAESTPHLELLAMAGARMSQRRRLEELDTALWLDPTNPYPRDLHAQALLRRGMGARALDDITRSVADSPSLSTHSYLNRRLIQWLSAAERAAVERGFKEAVGRGYDGAVPAMADFYGALDRFGDAAQLYRKAADRQHDPDVRESYLLGAGVSYARAGNPQAARESLAAAIRVDPADTRPYEYLVTMVYGPRDQLGAARNVVAKGIRAGADGGVLYQALADAAQHEGNTRMVEIALRGAVDSRPTYNALLRLGIFYLNQKKYDRAALNLRRATEVRSAAAEAHFYLGLAEESDYRFSDAERDLARALQLAPANPGYRAHYLDFQRRVAQGLGRPLSTDR
- a CDS encoding sugar transferase is translated as MRSALALLDAATLAASFAAAYFAIGTIFGRAFVAFSPYLWVLALSVGIWLICLRACGLYRSATYTAAGRLLARLLQCHFVAGLALLSAMYLSKSAGISRLLLQTFIALSFVALAAQKFALRSWLERMRRCPGPGRRKLLLVASPAEARRWLELIAGHASMLADIVGIVAPAEGAAPAAPTLPDMPPLLGGLDDVSALMRTHVIDEVMVAATLDGRALERLGRLCAMRGVVMRVLVETPRPPLGVWTAEHFGDGAFVLSLAAVPQNPLHLAAKRALDITGAVPGLLACGCAWLWYGRRLSRESGGSTLFRQQRVGCNGRRFTLFKFRTMHTRAEELKLGLSAYNEMRGPIFKLSNDPRVTPTGQKLRRRHLDELPQFWNVLRGEMSLVGTRPPTEDEVSAYDEHHHRRLSMRPGLTGLWQLNGNGAVKDFEEVVKLDCEYLDNWSLWLDLKIMARTMAKVMRGDGW